A genomic region of Chlorobaculum parvum NCIB 8327 contains the following coding sequences:
- a CDS encoding Dabb family protein produces the protein MVKHIVMWRLREEAHGNSPEVNARLIKEKLEALSGKIPGLLSIEVGLDFSRTDSSADVVLLSEFTDKVALEAYQRHPEHQALIPFIGGASRERRVVDYEC, from the coding sequence ATGGTCAAACACATCGTGATGTGGCGGCTCAGAGAGGAGGCGCATGGCAACAGCCCGGAAGTTAACGCTCGCCTCATCAAGGAGAAGCTCGAAGCGCTTTCTGGAAAGATTCCCGGATTACTTTCGATTGAAGTCGGGCTTGATTTCAGCCGCACCGACAGCTCTGCCGATGTGGTGCTTTTGTCGGAATTCACCGATAAGGTTGCGCTCGAAGCCTACCAGCGGCACCCGGAGCATCAAGCGCTTATACCGTTCATCGGAGGAGCGTCAAGAGAGAGGCGCGTGGTTGATTACGAGTGCTGA
- a CDS encoding D-alanyl-D-alanine carboxypeptidase family protein, producing MSGRIRHSLAGGAHVVIGEVGTTFSQSSASVFVVTVMLVFGALILLHGNAVAKQKVVPQGEDAVTSFLVKETGSSNFLKAKNIDQRISPASLTKIMTCMLAIESGRLDDVVTIPPEATKVEPTRAGFKPGDRIRLRDLVAAAMVNSSNDAAFAIAIHLGGSLNGFVSKMNARARALGMTHTRFTNPAGYDRGSYAGNHSTARDLMKLTEHAIRYSEFNKIAKLDRVVFNELNTGKRYSLRSHNKLLDRYPYSVGIKTGYTSKAGPCLIARAVCEGKDMLVIMLHAKTDRWELASSMFDQGFNLETTPRRTLRGKKTQIEEIRATEIKKSQAAKKSSTKSSKTAVVSVKKPSVKKPATVPAEVVYARRAEALEALRLKVERQKAEREAANKEPEKHSEDQAGNQQTQNVGDQEFSLSSQSAFVSNG from the coding sequence ATGTCAGGCAGGATCAGACATTCCCTTGCAGGAGGGGCTCATGTGGTGATCGGTGAAGTAGGCACAACGTTCAGTCAATCGAGTGCATCGGTTTTCGTTGTCACGGTGATGCTGGTGTTTGGTGCACTGATATTGCTTCATGGAAATGCCGTTGCCAAACAAAAGGTCGTTCCTCAGGGGGAAGACGCGGTTACCTCTTTTCTGGTCAAAGAGACGGGGAGTTCTAATTTCCTGAAAGCAAAAAATATTGACCAACGTATTTCTCCGGCCAGTCTTACCAAAATTATGACCTGCATGCTCGCCATCGAGAGCGGTCGTCTTGACGATGTCGTGACCATCCCGCCTGAAGCAACGAAGGTTGAGCCCACAAGAGCCGGTTTCAAACCTGGAGACCGCATCAGATTGCGTGATCTTGTTGCGGCGGCGATGGTCAATTCAAGTAATGATGCGGCCTTTGCCATCGCTATTCATCTTGGCGGCAGCTTGAATGGATTCGTCTCCAAAATGAATGCCCGTGCCCGTGCGCTTGGCATGACGCATACCAGGTTTACGAATCCTGCCGGTTACGATCGCGGTTCGTATGCCGGGAACCATTCGACAGCTCGGGATTTGATGAAGTTGACCGAGCATGCTATCAGGTATTCGGAGTTCAACAAGATCGCCAAACTTGACAGAGTTGTATTCAATGAGCTGAATACCGGCAAGCGTTACTCTCTGCGTTCTCATAACAAGCTTCTTGATCGCTATCCTTACAGCGTCGGTATCAAGACCGGCTATACGTCAAAAGCCGGCCCGTGCCTCATTGCCAGGGCCGTGTGCGAGGGCAAGGATATGCTGGTCATCATGCTTCATGCTAAAACTGACCGCTGGGAGCTTGCCTCATCGATGTTTGACCAGGGGTTCAACCTTGAGACTACTCCAAGGAGAACGTTGCGGGGGAAGAAAACGCAAATTGAGGAGATCCGCGCCACTGAAATCAAGAAGAGTCAGGCAGCTAAAAAGTCGTCGACAAAGAGTTCAAAAACTGCTGTTGTTTCCGTCAAGAAGCCTTCTGTGAAAAAGCCAGCCACTGTTCCGGCTGAGGTGGTGTACGCTCGAAGGGCCGAGGCGCTTGAGGCTTTAAGGCTCAAGGTCGAACGCCAGAAAGCCGAGCGGGAGGCGGCCAATAAAGAACCTGAAAAGCATTCAGAAGATCAGGCTGGAAATCAGCAGACTCAGAACGTCGGGGATCAAGAATTTTCGCTCTCCAGTCAGTCCGCTTTTGTGTCAAATGGATAA
- a CDS encoding GNAT family N-acetyltransferase: MQVELLPVCADDLEEMAAIFNDYVEHSLATWTETPVSVDRFEELMCFAPDYPAFVARDVDGVMAGFGLLRPYSSIPAFDRATEMTCFLKQDFTGQGIGRKLLAALESDAAKLGVTTIISMLSSLNKQSLHFHSRCGFIERGRLVGIGRRNGLDFDVVLFQKSIGEE, translated from the coding sequence ATGCAGGTCGAGCTGTTACCGGTTTGCGCGGACGATCTTGAGGAGATGGCCGCCATCTTCAATGATTATGTCGAGCACAGTCTGGCCACCTGGACTGAAACGCCGGTCAGCGTCGATCGTTTTGAGGAGCTGATGTGCTTTGCGCCGGACTATCCGGCCTTTGTTGCGCGAGACGTAGATGGAGTGATGGCTGGATTTGGTTTGCTGCGACCGTACAGCTCGATTCCGGCTTTCGACCGAGCTACTGAAATGACGTGCTTTCTCAAGCAGGACTTTACCGGCCAGGGGATCGGCCGCAAGCTTCTCGCGGCGCTTGAGTCTGATGCTGCAAAACTTGGTGTAACTACAATTATTTCGATGCTTTCATCGTTAAACAAGCAGAGTCTGCATTTTCACAGTAGGTGCGGGTTTATCGAACGGGGTCGCCTGGTTGGCATCGGTCGACGCAATGGTCTCGATTTTGATGTGGTGCTGTTTCAGAAGAGCATCGGTGAAGAGTGA
- a CDS encoding DUF2231 domain-containing protein, translating to MSFVKFIKEMKQSFMLHPIAAHFSNGLIPVAVLYLLLTLFDGSPFFEHTVIHLLLVSLLAIPFSFYSGIRDWKTKYKGAKAPVFQKKIRLSILLLVAGILATAIRFAVPDVMQQGGPLAWAYVAMLLVMLPTVVLLGHHGGKLSAGQRTERFR from the coding sequence ATGTCTTTTGTCAAGTTTATCAAAGAGATGAAACAGAGCTTCATGCTGCATCCCATAGCGGCTCATTTCAGTAACGGTTTGATTCCTGTTGCCGTGCTCTACCTGTTGCTTACCCTTTTCGACGGCAGTCCCTTCTTCGAGCATACGGTGATTCATCTGCTCCTCGTTTCGCTTCTTGCCATTCCTTTTTCGTTTTATTCAGGCATTCGCGATTGGAAAACCAAATACAAGGGTGCCAAAGCTCCGGTGTTTCAGAAAAAAATCAGGCTTTCGATTCTGCTGCTGGTTGCCGGTATTCTTGCCACGGCGATTCGTTTTGCCGTTCCCGATGTGATGCAGCAGGGCGGTCCGCTTGCCTGGGCCTATGTGGCCATGCTGCTTGTTATGCTTCCCACGGTGGTGCTGCTGGGCCATCATGGTGGCAAGCTCTCGGCAGGGCAGCGCACCGAACGGTTCCGCTGA